In a single window of the Zea mays cultivar B73 chromosome 5, Zm-B73-REFERENCE-NAM-5.0, whole genome shotgun sequence genome:
- the LOC100277099 gene encoding uncharacterized protein LOC100277099 (The RefSeq protein has 1 substitution compared to this genomic sequence) produces MGRRQKRQALMAAFALALLMGTAVYFRIWARQSSDPYFTADDREELRRQFEQANLEAMDESAEWRMQYDKEVEKNRHLHDELSKVKASLAGTARRLELLQKDNELQKRQTESLRQQCNCTLH; encoded by the exons atgGGGCGGCGGCAGAAGCGGCAGGCTTTGATGGCGGCATTCGCGTTGGCGCTGCTCATGGGCACCGCCGTCTACTTCCGCATCTGGGCCCGCCAGTCCAGCGACCCCTACTTCACCGCTGACGACCGCGAGGAGCTCCG GAGGCAATTTGAACAAGCAAACCTAGAAGCCATGGATGAATCTGCCGAATGGAGGATGCAATATGACAAAGAAGTAGAGAAAAACAGGCAGTTGCATGATGAGCTTTCAAAG GTTAAGGCCTCATTAGCTGGCACAGCCCGGCGTCTTGAGTTGTTGCAGAAG GATAACGAGTTGCAGAAGAGGCAGACTGAATCGCTGAGGCAGCAATGCAATTGCACTCTCCATTGA
- the LOC100502250 gene encoding uncharacterized protein LOC100502250 — protein sequence MATLVRPPALHVRAVSGGGNKDRVAPQRPWWGGNKPISPRQSGGSGARGGAGGGGVALDQVLGVLRRDGEFVQAAVGAPLRDVFWLRFLEKKQRKQQQPRPKHKPFRQQQEEEEVVVVDESPPAFPPPSYPSGLSCVELMAADFQALKVYAGSARHSLARRFLGSNSKGKSEQQPKPKPQEQQKEQQHILQAPAFPPPSYPPGLSCMELMMADLEALKLYINYYSAILTTPLPQHYDPDLLAQYFASRPHILASRVIQILFTFLSAVVKMRISKRAQLTTDATYSSGNSGNGFDDTQYMVGQLLKETFLNLGPTFIKVGQSLSTRPDIIGSEICEALAELHERVPTFPREDAMKIIEGEFGCPVSHMFSYVSDEPVASASFGQVYQGRTVDGSLVAIKVQRPDLLPSVLRDIYILRLGLAFIRKIAKRRSNISLYGDELGRGFVGELDYNIEAANATKFMEVHSRYPFMLVPKVLKQLTRKRVLTMEWVAGENPKDLLSLSKGVSEKFTQASDNQKLEAKSRLLDLVNKGVEASLVQLLETGLLHADPHPGNLRYTPEGRVGFLDFGLLCMMERKHQRAMLASIVHIVNGDWASVVYDLTEMDVVPPKTNLRRVTMDLEDALGEVTFEDGIPEIKFSKVLGKIWSVAFKYHFRMPPYYTLVLRSLASLEGLAVAADGTFKTFQAAYPYVVRKLLSENSLETRRLLNQAIFNKRKEFQWQKIDAFLKLASARTNFKYNSEVLPEPDMKSMNVASLVEISDAYSLDRAIATPERALHTANLCVRLLLSKESIVIRRLIMTANAKSLARDLISRDALMFRVLLSKVIADVVYQWMLSATGLKRVMETKIQTPMTTGKNEGHLVLAEEPSTLMVLQAAVKDRRIQLMFTKFVRELREEPVLMIRVSWNVFLISVSSAAVGLHRFLVFFLKEDGARFLDDKVKKMKIWLMEFSKRTANLEIQGIL from the exons ATGGCGACGCTGGTGCGGCCGCCCGCGCTGCACGTCCGCGCCGTGAGCGGCGGCGGGAACAAGGACAGGGTGGCGCCGCAGCGGCCTTGGTGGGGCGGGAACAAGCCCATCTCACCGCGCCAGTCGGGCGGGAGCGGGGCGCGAGGAggcgcgggcggcggcggcgtcgcgctGGACCAGGTGCTAGGTGTGCTCCGCCGCGACGGCGAATTCGTCCAGGCCGCCGTCGGCGCCCCGCTCCGCGACGTCTTCTGGCTCCGCTTCCTTGAGAAGAAGCAGCGGAAGCAGCAGCAGCCGAGACCTAAGCACAAGCCTTTCCGGCAGCAGCAGGAAGAGGAGGAGGTGGTAGTGGTGGACGAGTCGCCCCCGGCCTTCCCGCCCCCCTCGTACCCGTCAG GGTTGTCGTGCGTGGAGCTAATGGCGGCCGACTTCCAGGCCCTCAAGGTGTACGCCGGTAGCGCGCGGCACTCTCTCGCGCGCCGATTCCTCGGTAGCAATAGCAAGGGAAAGTCTGAACAGCAACCTAAACCCAAACCCCAGGAGCAGCAGAAAGAGCAGCAACATATACTTCAGGCCCCAGCCTTCCCTCCGCCCTCCTACCCACCAG GATTATCCTGTATGGAGTTGATGATGGCTGACCTTGAAGCCCTGAAACTGTACATCAACTACTATTCGGCCATCCTGACTACGCCGCTCCCCCAGCATTATGATCCTGACCTCCTTGCCCAGTACTTCGCCTCACGTCCGCATATCCTTGCCTCTCGCGTCATTCAG ATACTCTTCACATTTCTCTCAGCTGTGGTGAAGATGCGGATTTCAAAAAGAGCTCAGTTAACCACAGATGCTACCTATAGTAGTGGTAACAGCGGCAACGGGTTTGATGATACTCAATATATGGTCGGCCAACTTCTCAAGGAGACATTTCTTAACCTTGGGCCTACTTTTATTAAAG TTGGACAATCACTTTCTACAAGACCTGATATCATAGGTTCAGAGATTTGTGAG GCCCTTGCTGAGTTGCATGAAAGGGTTCCTACTTTCCCAAGAGAGGATGCAATGAAGATCATTGAGGGAGAATTTGGGTGCCCTGTGTCGCATATGTTCAGTTATGTTTCAGATGAGCCTGTAGCATCTGCTTCCTTTGGACAG GTCTACCAGGGGCGCACAGTTGATGGTTCTCTTGTTGCAATAAAGGTTCAGCGGCCAGACCTTCTACCTTCTGTACTGAGAGACATCTATATTCTACGCCTTGGG CTTGCTTTCATACGGAAGATAGCCAAGCGAAGAAGTAACATTTCTCTTTATGGTGATGAGTTGGGTAGAGGTTTCGTCGGCGAGTTGGACTACAATATTGAAGCTGCTAATGCTACCAAATTTATG GAGGTTCATTCCAGATATCCTTTCATGCTAGTTCCTAAGGTTCTTAAACAACTTACTCGAAAGAGGGTTTTAACAATGGAGTGGGTGGCTGGTGAGAACCCCAAGGATTTGCTTTCTTTGTCTAAAGGAGTTTCTGAAAAATTTACTCAAGCTTCAGATAATCAGAAGTTGGAAGCAAAATCTCGCCTTCTTGACCTG GTCAATAAAGGTGTAGAGGCATCGCTAGTGCAGCTTCTTGAGACAGGCTTGTTGCATGCTGATCCTCATCCTGGTAACTTGCGTTATACTCCTGAAGGCCGTGTTGG GTTTCTAGATTTTGGTTTGCTGTGCATGATGGAGAGGAAACATCAGCGTGCTATGCTTGCAAGCATAGTGCACATAGTAAATGGTGATTGGGCTTCCGTCGTTTATGATTTGACTGAAATGGATGTAGTTCCACCAAAAACCAATCTACGTCGTGTGACAATG GATTTAGAGGATGCATTAGGCGAGGTAACCTTTGAAGATGGCATTCCAGAAATCAAGTTTAGTAAG GTGCTTGGAAAAATTTGGTCTGTGGCATTTAAATATCACTTCCGTATGCCACCTTACTACACACTTGTTCTCCGGTCACTTGCCTCTTTGGAAG GACTAGCCGTGGCAGCAGATGGGACTTTCAAAACATTTCAAGCAGCATACCCATATGTTGTTCGGAAGCTTCTGTCCGAAAATTCACTTGAAACAAGAAGACTCTTGAATCAG GCAATTTTTAACAAAAGGAAAGAGTTCCAATGGCAGAAGATTGACGCGTTTCTAAAATTGGCTTCAGCAAG GACCAACTTCAAGTATAACAGTGAAGTTTTGCCAGAGCCTGACATGAAGTCCATGAATGTGGCTAGCCTTGTGGAGATcagtgatgcatattcacttgacCGTGCTATAGCTACACCAGAGAGAGCATTGCATACTGCAAACCTGTGTGTGAGGCTTTTATTATCTAAGGAGAGCATTGTGATTAGGAGACTTATTATGACAGCG AATGCAAAATCTCTTGCCCGTGATCTGATCTCCAGAGATGCTTTGATGTTCCGGGTGCTCCTTAGTAAGGTTATTGCGGATGTTGTCTACCAATGGATGTTGAGTGCCACAGGCTTGAAACGAGTTATGGAGACCAAGATCCAGACGCCCATGACCACAGGAAAGAACGAGGGACATCTGGTGCTGGCTGAAGAACCATCGACCCTGATGGTACTCCAGGCGGCAGTAAAAGACCGAAGGATTCAGCTCATGTTCACCAAGTTTGTGAGGGAGTTGAGAGAGGAGCCCGTCTTGATGATTAGGGTGAGCTGGAACGTGTTCCTCATCTCGGTCTCATCTGCCGCTGTAGGCCTGCACCGTTTCTTGGTGTTCTTCTTGAAGGAGGATGGTGCCAGGTTCTTGGATGACAAGGTCAAGAAAATGAAGATTTGGCTGATGGAGTTCTCGAAGCGGACGGCTAATCTGGagattcaaggaattctgtga
- the LOC100502250 gene encoding uncharacterized protein isoform X1, translating to MATLVRPPALHVRAVSGGGNKDRVAPQRPWWGGNKPISPRQSGGSGARGGAGGGGVALDQVLGVLRRDGEFVQAAVGAPLRDVFWLRFLEKKQRKQQQPRPKHKPFRQQQEEEEVVVVDESPPAFPPPSYPSGLSCVELMAADFQALKVYAGSARHSLARRFLGSNSKGKSEQQPKPKPQEQQKEQQHILQAPAFPPPSYPPGLSCMELMMADLEALKLYINYYSAILTTPLPQHYDPDLLAQYFASRPHILASRVIQILFTFLSAVVKMRISKRAQLTTDATYSSGNSGNGFDDTQYMVGQLLKETFLNLGPTFIKVGQSLSTRPDIIGSEICEALAELHERVPTFPREDAMKIIEGEFGCPVSHMFSYVSDEPVASASFGQVYQGRTVDGSLVAIKVQRPDLLPSVLRDIYILRLGLAFIRKIAKRRSNISLYGDELGRGFVGELDYNIEAANATKFMEVHSRYPFMLVPKVLKQLTRKRVLTMEWVAGENPKDLLSLSKGVSEKFTQASDNQKLEAKSRLLDLVNKGVEASLVQLLETGLLHADPHPGNLRYTPEGRVGFLDFGLLCMMERKHQRAMLASIVHIVNGDWASVVYDLTEMDVVPPKTNLRRVTMVLGKIWSVAFKYHFRMPPYYTLVLRSLASLEGLAVAADGTFKTFQAAYPYVVRKLLSENSLETRRLLNQAIFNKRKEFQWQKIDAFLKLASARTNFKYNSEVLPEPDMKSMNVASLVEISDAYSLDRAIATPERALHTANLCVRLLLSKESIVIRRLIMTANAKSLARDLISRDALMFRVLLSKVIADVVYQWMLSATGLKRVMETKIQTPMTTGKNEGHLVLAEEPSTLMVLQAAVKDRRIQLMFTKFVRELREEPVLMIRVSWNVFLISVSSAAVGLHRFLVFFLKEDGARFLDDKVKKMKIWLMEFSKRTANLEIQGIL from the exons ATGGCGACGCTGGTGCGGCCGCCCGCGCTGCACGTCCGCGCCGTGAGCGGCGGCGGGAACAAGGACAGGGTGGCGCCGCAGCGGCCTTGGTGGGGCGGGAACAAGCCCATCTCACCGCGCCAGTCGGGCGGGAGCGGGGCGCGAGGAggcgcgggcggcggcggcgtcgcgctGGACCAGGTGCTAGGTGTGCTCCGCCGCGACGGCGAATTCGTCCAGGCCGCCGTCGGCGCCCCGCTCCGCGACGTCTTCTGGCTCCGCTTCCTTGAGAAGAAGCAGCGGAAGCAGCAGCAGCCGAGACCTAAGCACAAGCCTTTCCGGCAGCAGCAGGAAGAGGAGGAGGTGGTAGTGGTGGACGAGTCGCCCCCGGCCTTCCCGCCCCCCTCGTACCCGTCAG GGTTGTCGTGCGTGGAGCTAATGGCGGCCGACTTCCAGGCCCTCAAGGTGTACGCCGGTAGCGCGCGGCACTCTCTCGCGCGCCGATTCCTCGGTAGCAATAGCAAGGGAAAGTCTGAACAGCAACCTAAACCCAAACCCCAGGAGCAGCAGAAAGAGCAGCAACATATACTTCAGGCCCCAGCCTTCCCTCCGCCCTCCTACCCACCAG GATTATCCTGTATGGAGTTGATGATGGCTGACCTTGAAGCCCTGAAACTGTACATCAACTACTATTCGGCCATCCTGACTACGCCGCTCCCCCAGCATTATGATCCTGACCTCCTTGCCCAGTACTTCGCCTCACGTCCGCATATCCTTGCCTCTCGCGTCATTCAG ATACTCTTCACATTTCTCTCAGCTGTGGTGAAGATGCGGATTTCAAAAAGAGCTCAGTTAACCACAGATGCTACCTATAGTAGTGGTAACAGCGGCAACGGGTTTGATGATACTCAATATATGGTCGGCCAACTTCTCAAGGAGACATTTCTTAACCTTGGGCCTACTTTTATTAAAG TTGGACAATCACTTTCTACAAGACCTGATATCATAGGTTCAGAGATTTGTGAG GCCCTTGCTGAGTTGCATGAAAGGGTTCCTACTTTCCCAAGAGAGGATGCAATGAAGATCATTGAGGGAGAATTTGGGTGCCCTGTGTCGCATATGTTCAGTTATGTTTCAGATGAGCCTGTAGCATCTGCTTCCTTTGGACAG GTCTACCAGGGGCGCACAGTTGATGGTTCTCTTGTTGCAATAAAGGTTCAGCGGCCAGACCTTCTACCTTCTGTACTGAGAGACATCTATATTCTACGCCTTGGG CTTGCTTTCATACGGAAGATAGCCAAGCGAAGAAGTAACATTTCTCTTTATGGTGATGAGTTGGGTAGAGGTTTCGTCGGCGAGTTGGACTACAATATTGAAGCTGCTAATGCTACCAAATTTATG GAGGTTCATTCCAGATATCCTTTCATGCTAGTTCCTAAGGTTCTTAAACAACTTACTCGAAAGAGGGTTTTAACAATGGAGTGGGTGGCTGGTGAGAACCCCAAGGATTTGCTTTCTTTGTCTAAAGGAGTTTCTGAAAAATTTACTCAAGCTTCAGATAATCAGAAGTTGGAAGCAAAATCTCGCCTTCTTGACCTG GTCAATAAAGGTGTAGAGGCATCGCTAGTGCAGCTTCTTGAGACAGGCTTGTTGCATGCTGATCCTCATCCTGGTAACTTGCGTTATACTCCTGAAGGCCGTGTTGG GTTTCTAGATTTTGGTTTGCTGTGCATGATGGAGAGGAAACATCAGCGTGCTATGCTTGCAAGCATAGTGCACATAGTAAATGGTGATTGGGCTTCCGTCGTTTATGATTTGACTGAAATGGATGTAGTTCCACCAAAAACCAATCTACGTCGTGTGACAATG GTGCTTGGAAAAATTTGGTCTGTGGCATTTAAATATCACTTCCGTATGCCACCTTACTACACACTTGTTCTCCGGTCACTTGCCTCTTTGGAAG GACTAGCCGTGGCAGCAGATGGGACTTTCAAAACATTTCAAGCAGCATACCCATATGTTGTTCGGAAGCTTCTGTCCGAAAATTCACTTGAAACAAGAAGACTCTTGAATCAG GCAATTTTTAACAAAAGGAAAGAGTTCCAATGGCAGAAGATTGACGCGTTTCTAAAATTGGCTTCAGCAAG GACCAACTTCAAGTATAACAGTGAAGTTTTGCCAGAGCCTGACATGAAGTCCATGAATGTGGCTAGCCTTGTGGAGATcagtgatgcatattcacttgacCGTGCTATAGCTACACCAGAGAGAGCATTGCATACTGCAAACCTGTGTGTGAGGCTTTTATTATCTAAGGAGAGCATTGTGATTAGGAGACTTATTATGACAGCG AATGCAAAATCTCTTGCCCGTGATCTGATCTCCAGAGATGCTTTGATGTTCCGGGTGCTCCTTAGTAAGGTTATTGCGGATGTTGTCTACCAATGGATGTTGAGTGCCACAGGCTTGAAACGAGTTATGGAGACCAAGATCCAGACGCCCATGACCACAGGAAAGAACGAGGGACATCTGGTGCTGGCTGAAGAACCATCGACCCTGATGGTACTCCAGGCGGCAGTAAAAGACCGAAGGATTCAGCTCATGTTCACCAAGTTTGTGAGGGAGTTGAGAGAGGAGCCCGTCTTGATGATTAGGGTGAGCTGGAACGTGTTCCTCATCTCGGTCTCATCTGCCGCTGTAGGCCTGCACCGTTTCTTGGTGTTCTTCTTGAAGGAGGATGGTGCCAGGTTCTTGGATGACAAGGTCAAGAAAATGAAGATTTGGCTGATGGAGTTCTCGAAGCGGACGGCTAATCTGGagattcaaggaattctgtga
- the LOC107228387 gene encoding uncharacterized protein isoform X1, whose amino-acid sequence MAGGGFVEDMMREQSLLEATCGDLFDHIDDLLDFPNEDSAAAVLLLDAPAPGSPLSARIIDVGRAGNALAPPAAPAQHDASASAFFAAAGNDVFDTKDVVGAHIGSCDDIDMDMAQLEWLSGLFDDASIPHEPVFPGATAGGAAPIMKSSALAAGALLPQDKMEDALLFRSSSPISVLEHGSGGSGSASATGSASSSSSSASSSSESFSGSGSGSGGGHVWSAPVSPRPAPPPALVIPARARSKRSRSSAFTGAAARAGAETPTILVPTPMYSSGSAHSDPESIAESSPHPAPPMKKKKKAKKPVVPAPAASSDDNDGDADYEEGGEQTEPQGGAVRRCTHCQIEKTPQWRAGPLGPKTLCNACGVRYKSGRLFPEYRPAASPTFVPSIHSNSHKRVVEMRQKAVRSGDPSCDLLHFIRRRD is encoded by the exons ATGGCAGGCGGCGGATTCGTGGAGGACATGATGAGGGAGCAGAGCCTGCTGGAGGCGACGTGCGGCGACCTCTTCGACCACATCGACGACCTCCTCGACTTCCCCAACGAGGACTCCGCCGCCGCCGTGCTCCTCCTGGACGCGCCGGCGCCCGGGAGCCCGCTGTCGGCGCGCATCATCGACGTCGGCCGCGCCGGCAATGCGCTCGCCCCGCCTGCTGCCCCCGCGCAGCACGACGCTTCCGCTAGCGCCTTCTTCGCCGCCGCGGGGAACGATGTGTTCGACACCAAGGACGTCGTCGGCGCACACATCGGCTCG TGCGACGACATTGACATGGACATGGCGCAGCTGGAGTGGCTGTCGGGGCTCTTCGACGACGCCTCCATCCCGCACGAGCCGGTGTTCCCTGGCGCGACGGCGGGCGGCGCGGCGCCCATCATGAAGAGCTCCGCGCTGGCGGCCGGCGCGCTGCTGCCGCAGGACAAAATGGAGGACGCGCTGCTGTTCCGCAGCTCCAGCCCCATCTCGGTGCTGGAGCACGGCAGCGGTGGCAGCGGCAGCGCCAGCGCCACCGGCTCCGcgtcctcgtcctcctcctcggCGTCGTCCTCCTCGGAGTCCTTCTCCGGGAGTGGGAGTGGGAGTGGCGGAGGGCATGTTTGGTCGGCGCCAGTGTCGCCgcgcccggcgccgccgccggcgcTCGTCATACCGGCGCGCGCACGGAGCAAGCGCTCCCGTTCGTCCGCGTTCACCGGAGCCGCCGCGCGCGCCGGGGCGGAGACGCCCACCATCCTCGTGCCGACGCCCATGTACTCCTCCGGGTCGGCCCACTCGGACCCCGAGAGCATCGCCGAGTCCAGCCCGCACCCGGCGCCGcccatgaagaagaagaagaaggccaagaagcctgtggtcCCCGCGCCAGCTGCCTCTTCTGACGACAACGATGGCGACGCCGACTACGAGGAAGGCGGCGAGCAAACGGAGCCGCAGGGCGGCGCCGTCAGGAGGTGCACACATTGCCAGATCGAGAAGACGCCGCAGTGGCGCGCGGGGCCGCTGGGGCCCAAGACGCTCTGCAACGCCTGCGGCGTGCGCTACAAGTCCGGTCGTCTGTTCCCGGAGTACCGCCCCGCGGCGAGCCCCACCTTCGTGCCGTCCATCCACTCCAACTCGCACAAGAGGGTGGTGGAGATGCGCCAGAAGGCTGTCCGGAGCGGCGACCCGTCGTGCGACCTTCTCCATTTCATCCGCCGCCGGGATTGA
- the LOC103627873 gene encoding uncharacterized protein, whose amino-acid sequence MGVTRAHIVRGDSLEGMLGEYGGGKGGGGKPARGGGTVRNTSRLVAALTCLQFAFAIYATFLLYYMSPAVDLRVNVKPDLAWATRIAQHWKQLIAAQPGAGALSPEEACEHESIDFEQKKSTDEVMIRLKRELYDDVLAFQRRSLGAETLPELLRMRSRWAAPGSGPNADADANVPRVTVILNHFKRRTLCAQLDQLRRQTLPFHRAWVLSFGSPNEASLRRIVESYNDSRVSFVASGYDFKYYGRFQMALQSESDFVYVLDDDMIPGARMLEILCHVAGTDKYGSAVLGSIGRILPFRQKDFTFPSYRKFRSKEAGLYLPDPAYNITVDRIVQVDFLSSSWFLPADLVKTLFIETPFTFMTGEDLHLSYQLQKYMGAGSFVLPVDPNDKETWGDSEHRLAYVSETTVIFKDIVQVRDEQWWRALTSGYVTQWAAMHPQKVDALFYAHSLGEVRALAPLLERFRTTPGRKAYLVVSGGGHCPCEEAATVLKWPKVVCRDRRFKIFDLGIGALSGPSRSEVPVLQAVYASMRGIVQMHNPSVVVALADIDDKVKEALRMAAAAATVNRTALVLVPRSSVSKVLWMATLKPASLPNWNRMRISVNIITQNRAKSLLRLLTSLRSAYYLGDEVPISFNMDSRVDAATLKVVNSFDWPHGPKTLRRRIIQGGLIRAVSESWYPSSDDDYGLLLEDDIEVSPYYYLWIKYALLAYRYDPGVSLPELSSISLYTPRLVEVVKERPKWNATEFFKKVHPNTPYLHQLPCSWGAVFFPKHWREFYAYMAARFTEDAKQNPVQIPRSRTNGWQASWKKFLIDMMYLRGYVSLYPNFPNQTSFSTNHMEPGAHISAKGNVLKHDKTDFEVPLVADDFSVLLPAGKMPPASKLPVVNLFNQAVSLKGLKAAGAKLGQDVFECTAKELVAVDRITGLPTNCTAF is encoded by the exons ATGGGCGTCACCCGCGCGCATATCGTCAGGGGTGACTCCCTGGAGGGCATGCTTGGCGAgtacggcggcggcaagggcggtgGTGGCAAGCCCGCGCGCGGAGGCGGCACGGTCAGGAACACGTCCCGCCTCGTGGCGGCGCTGACGTGCCTCCAGTTCGCCTTCGCCATCTACGCCACCTTCCTCCTCTACTACATGAGCCCCGCCGTGGACCTCCGCGTGAACGTGAAGCCAGACCTGGCCTGGGCCACCCGCATCGCGCAGCACTGGAAGCAGCTCATCGCCGCGCAGCCCGGCGCCGGCGCGCTGTCCCCCGAGGAGGCGTGCGAGCACGAGAGCATCGACTTCGAGCAGAAGAAGTCCACGGACGAGGTCATGATCCGCCTCAAGCGCGAGCTCTACGACGACGTGCTCGCGTTCCAGCGCCGGAGCCTCGGCGCCGAGACGCTGCCTGAGCTGCTCCGGATGCGGTCCCGCTGGGCCGCGCCGGGGTCGGGACCcaacgccgacgccgacgccaACGTGCCGCGCGTCACCGTCATCCTCAACCATTTCAAGCGCCGCACGCTGTGCGCGCAGCTGGACCAGCTGCGGCGGCAGACGCTGCCGTTCCACCGCGCCTGGGTGCTCTCCTTCGGCAGCCCCAACGAGGCGTCGCTCCGCCGCATCGTCGAGAGCTACAACGACTCGCGCGTCAGCTTCGTCGCCTCCGGCTACGACTTCAAGTACTACGGCCGCTTCCAGATGGCGCTGCAGTCCGAGTCCGACTTCGTCTACGTCCTGGACGACGACATGATCCCGGGCGCGCGGATGCTGGAGATCCTCTGCCACGTCGCCGGCACCGACAAGTACGGCAGCGCCGTGCTGGGGAGCATCGGTCGGATCCTGCCCTTCCGGCAGAAGGACTTCACCTTCCCGAGCTACCGCAAGTTCCGGTCCAAGGAGGCCGGGCTGTACCTGCCGGACCCGGCCTACAACATCACCGTCGACCGCATCGTGCAGGTGGACTTCCTGTCCAGCTCCTGGTTCCTGCCCGCCGACCTCGTCAAGACGCTCTTCATCGAGACGCCCTTCACCTTCATGACCGGCGAGGACCTCCACCTGAGCTACCAGCTGCAGAAGTACATGGGCGCGGGGTCCTTCGTGCTCCCCGTCGACCCCAACGACAAGGAGACGTGGGGAGACAGCGAGCACCGCCTCGCCTACGTCTCCGAGACCACCGTCATCTTTAAGGACATCGTGCAGGTGCGGGACGAGCAGTGGTGGCGCGCGCTCACCTCTGGCTACGTCACGCAGTGGGCGGCCATGCACCCGCAGAAGGTGGACGCGCTCTTCTACGCGCACTCCCTCGGCGAGGTCAGGGCGCtggcgccgctgctggagcggttcCGCACCACGCCCGGACGCAAGGCGTATCTCGTCGTGTCCGGCGGCGGCCACTGCCCCTGCGAGGAGGCCGCCACCGTTCTCAAGTGGCCCAAGGTGGTGTGCAGGGACCGGCGGTTCAAGATCTTCGACCTAGGGATCGGCGCGCTGTCCGGTCCGTCGCGCTCCGAGGTGCCCGTGCTCCAGGCCGTCTACGCCAGCATGCGGGGCATCGTCCAGATGCACAACCCCAGCGTGGTCGTCGCCCTCGCCGACATCGACGACAAGGTCAAAGAGGCGCTCCGCATGGCCGCCGCTGCTGCCACCGTCAACCGCACCGCGCTCGTCCTCGTCCCCAGGAGCTCTGTCTCCAAGGTGCTCTGGATGGCCACCCTCAAGCCCGCCTCACTGCCAA ACTGGAACCGGATGCGGATCTCGGTGAACATCATCACGCAGAACCGCGCCAAGTCGCTGCTGCGTCTGCTGACGTCGCTGCGGAGCGCCTACTACCTGGGCGACGAGGTGCCCATCAGCTTCAACATGGACAGCCGCGTGGACGCGGCAACGCTCAAGGTGGTAAACTCCTTCGACTGGCCGCACGGGCCCAAGACGCTCCGGCGGCGGATCATCCAGGGCGGGCTCATCCGGGCGGTGAGCGAGAGCTGGTACCCGTCTTCCGACGACGACTACGGCCTCCTGCTCGAGGACGACATCGAGGTGTCCCCCTACTACTACCTGTGGATCAAGTACGCGCTGCTAGCCTACCGCTACGACCCCGGCGTGTCGCTGCCGGAGCTCTCGTCCATCTCGCTGTACACGCCGCGGCTGGTGGAGGTGGTGAAGGAGCGGCCCAAGTGGAACGCCACCGAGTTCTTCAAGAAGGTGCACCCCAACACCCCCTACCTGCACCAGCTCCCCTGCAGCTGGGGCGCCGTCTTCTTCCCCAAGCACTGGCGCGAGTTCTACGCCTACATGGCGGCGCGCTTCACGGAGGACGCCAAGCAGAACCCCGTGCAGATCCCGCGGTCGCGCACCAACGGCTGGCAGGCGTCGTGGAAGAAGTTCCTCATCGACATGATGTACCTGCGCGGGTACGTCAGCCTCTACCCGAACTTTCCCAACCAGACGAGCTTCTCGACCAACCACATGGAGCCCGGCGCGCACATCAGCGCCAAGGGCAACGTGCTCAAGCACGACAAGACGGACTTCGAGGTGCCGCTCGTCGCCGACGACTTCTCCGTGCTGCTGCCCGCGGGCAAGATGCCGCCGGCGTCCAAGCTGCCCGTCGTCAATCTCTTCAACCAGGCCGTGTCCCTCAAGGGGCTCAAGGCCGCTGGAGCCAAGCTCGGCCAGGACGTCTTCGAATGCACCGCCAAGGAGCTCGTCGCCGTCGAccgcatcaccggcttgcccacaaACTGCACCGCCTTCTGA